The proteins below are encoded in one region of Parvicella tangerina:
- a CDS encoding FKBP-type peptidyl-prolyl cis-trans isomerase yields MLVKANDKVRVHYTGTLKNGEVFDSSEGKEPLEFTIGAGQIIPGFENGILGMKVEESKTLDIPANEAYGERKEDLVQEVPKTQLPPEITPEVGMQLMSQTPNGQQIPLVVTEVKDSSITVDANHPLAGKDLIFEVSIVSIN; encoded by the coding sequence ATGCTAGTAAAAGCAAATGACAAAGTTAGAGTCCACTACACTGGGACCTTAAAGAACGGTGAAGTATTTGATTCGTCTGAAGGAAAAGAACCTTTAGAATTTACAATAGGCGCAGGTCAGATTATTCCTGGTTTTGAGAACGGTATTCTTGGAATGAAAGTGGAAGAGTCAAAGACCTTAGACATCCCTGCAAATGAGGCTTACGGTGAGCGTAAAGAAGACCTTGTACAGGAAGTGCCAAAAACACAGTTGCCACCAGAGATTACTCCAGAAGTAGGGATGCAATTGATGTCTCAAACACCAAACGGACAACAGATTCCGTTGGTTGTAACAGAAGTTAAAGATAGTAGCATTACAGTTGATGCTAACCATCCATTAGCTGGTAAAGATCTGATCTTTGAAGTATCTATTGTTAGTATTAACTAA
- a CDS encoding DUF7793 family protein: MKVGEKLAFTLPSGNNCIYYLREQDILEIFISGPNTFDVEDTIKMVETTGSFANGKKFRMLIKSDPNIQPTPAAQKYSSGAEGSKYKIADAFIVNNIAQKLIANFIIKFHRPVVPTKVFHHEEKAISWLLEQ; this comes from the coding sequence ATGAAGGTCGGAGAGAAATTAGCCTTTACACTTCCTAGCGGAAACAATTGCATTTACTATTTAAGAGAACAAGATATTCTGGAAATATTCATTTCGGGGCCCAATACCTTTGACGTGGAGGATACAATAAAAATGGTAGAAACAACTGGTTCATTCGCAAATGGAAAAAAATTCAGAATGCTGATTAAATCGGATCCGAATATTCAACCTACCCCAGCTGCGCAGAAGTACTCAAGCGGTGCAGAAGGAAGTAAATATAAAATTGCAGATGCGTTCATAGTGAATAACATAGCGCAAAAATTGATCGCTAACTTTATCATTAAGTTTCACCGTCCTGTTGTACCCACCAAGGTTTTTCACCACGAGGAGAAAGCTATTTCATGGCTTCTGGAGCAATAG
- a CDS encoding adenylate/guanylate cyclase domain-containing protein, producing the protein MATKEDLLTRNEELIKTNQRLNEQLKSLIHKNDELTAAIMELEKEAKKKKKKGDDTFKAKGITVLFIEVQGHKDIIEDDSSSKRLYDKLDEIYLKFDEIANKHKADTVKVLGDYYVCAGGIAEKNTTNPIDIALVALEINDYLHSIYEEYQKEGKAFWNLRVGIHSGNGMVTVKGNKNKSYSLTGEVINTVPRIASMSEPGEIYISDYTYELIKSYFSCDYVADLPAKYRGSLGLYKLKRIKKIYSADRKIGVVPNRQFTLKYLFRQFEDIQRKVLDYLQENLPEHLYYHNYAHTIDVTNQAELIGIGEGISDEDLLIVKTAALFHDTGHVIQSPNHEHYSTEIARDWLPKYGYLPDQIDRICEIIMATQLPPEPKNLLEEIICDSDLDYLGRVDFVPGSNLLFKELKAMGVIDNINDWNKMQVKFLSGHQFFTATSQRLREVNKQSQIERIEKLIED; encoded by the coding sequence ATGGCTACCAAAGAAGATCTCTTAACCAGGAATGAAGAACTCATAAAGACGAACCAGCGACTTAATGAGCAGTTAAAATCGCTTATTCATAAAAATGATGAGCTCACAGCGGCCATCATGGAACTTGAAAAAGAAGCCAAAAAGAAAAAGAAGAAAGGAGATGACACCTTTAAAGCGAAGGGAATAACGGTTCTTTTTATTGAGGTGCAAGGACATAAGGACATTATCGAGGACGATAGCTCATCAAAACGACTTTACGACAAATTAGACGAGATTTATTTAAAGTTTGACGAGATTGCCAACAAACATAAAGCAGATACGGTTAAGGTGCTTGGAGATTATTATGTGTGTGCTGGGGGAATAGCCGAGAAAAATACAACCAATCCAATTGATATTGCCTTAGTGGCTCTTGAAATCAATGATTACTTGCATTCGATTTATGAGGAATATCAAAAAGAAGGAAAAGCATTTTGGAACCTGCGCGTAGGTATTCATTCTGGTAATGGTATGGTAACTGTAAAAGGTAACAAGAATAAGTCTTATTCACTCACTGGGGAGGTGATCAACACCGTTCCGCGTATAGCTTCGATGAGTGAGCCAGGTGAGATCTATATATCAGATTATACGTATGAATTGATCAAAAGCTATTTTAGCTGTGATTACGTTGCAGATCTACCTGCCAAGTACCGAGGTAGTCTTGGTTTGTACAAGCTAAAACGGATTAAGAAAATCTATTCAGCTGATCGAAAGATAGGAGTGGTTCCTAATCGACAGTTTACGTTAAAGTATCTATTCAGACAATTCGAAGACATTCAGCGAAAAGTATTAGACTACTTACAGGAGAATCTGCCAGAACACTTATATTATCACAATTATGCACACACGATTGATGTGACCAATCAGGCAGAGTTGATCGGAATAGGTGAGGGGATATCAGACGAAGACCTTTTGATAGTGAAAACGGCTGCTCTCTTTCATGATACTGGACATGTTATTCAGAGTCCGAACCATGAACATTATAGTACAGAAATTGCTAGAGATTGGTTGCCGAAGTATGGTTATTTGCCTGATCAGATCGACAGAATTTGTGAGATTATCATGGCTACACAGTTACCTCCTGAGCCAAAGAATTTATTGGAAGAAATCATTTGTGATTCAGATCTGGATTACTTAGGTCGCGTAGACTTCGTTCCTGGCTCTAATTTGTTATTCAAAGAACTGAAAGCCATGGGAGTGATTGATAACATTAATGATTGGAATAAGATGCAAGTAAAATTTCTCAGCGGACATCAATTCTTTACGGCAACTTCTCAACGTTTGAGAGAGGTGAATAAACAAAGTCAGATCGAACGCATCGAAAAGTTGATTGAAGACTAG
- a CDS encoding DUF1853 family protein: MRNAQILQTLPQTKEMSQYFTKDYMEGFMSTQSLRIEDHLQVFNIPKITDLAAINASHKQRLGHFAEQLFFQVLQNSLDDSQYLFTNLQIIDNNRTRGELDALIQSDHELHHIEFCYKIYLYDPDIASNEFACWIGPNRRDALHEKVKKLRTKQLPLFFDQAVSPLLHQVVKNVDHLTKRQSVCFLGQLYVPYNMFIVAKTFHYGQADGFYIHFKDLLNFENWEWYVPKTKLDWLLKPNETVSWMTTVELKSLLETYYHRDSNPLCWAKQANGKLVKCFVVNW, encoded by the coding sequence TTGAGAAACGCGCAAATTTTGCAAACTTTACCCCAAACGAAGGAGATGTCTCAGTATTTTACAAAGGACTACATGGAAGGCTTCATGAGCACGCAGTCTTTGCGAATTGAAGATCATCTGCAAGTATTCAACATTCCCAAAATTACAGACTTAGCAGCGATCAATGCTAGTCATAAACAACGTTTGGGACATTTTGCTGAACAACTCTTCTTCCAGGTCCTTCAAAATAGTCTTGACGATTCTCAGTACCTTTTTACCAACCTACAGATTATAGACAACAATAGGACACGAGGGGAGTTAGACGCCTTGATTCAATCTGATCATGAACTGCATCACATTGAATTTTGTTACAAAATATACCTTTATGATCCTGATATAGCCTCTAATGAATTCGCTTGTTGGATTGGCCCAAATAGACGTGACGCTCTACATGAGAAAGTTAAAAAACTGCGTACGAAACAACTTCCGCTGTTCTTTGATCAGGCTGTTTCACCCCTTCTTCATCAAGTAGTCAAAAATGTTGATCACCTTACTAAAAGACAATCTGTGTGTTTTTTAGGACAACTTTACGTCCCCTACAACATGTTTATTGTAGCAAAGACTTTTCACTATGGACAAGCTGACGGATTCTATATCCACTTCAAGGATCTCCTTAATTTTGAAAATTGGGAATGGTATGTTCCTAAAACTAAGCTAGACTGGTTGCTCAAACCAAATGAAACGGTCAGTTGGATGACTACAGTTGAGCTAAAGAGTTTGTTAGAGACCTATTATCATAGAGACTCAAATCCACTGTGTTGGGCTAAACAAGCAAATGGTAAATTAGTAAAATGCTTTGTCGTTAACTGGTGA
- a CDS encoding RluA family pseudouridine synthase: MKEIKPAETHIVPHLKDSIRLSDYAKGIFELIPTRKGMKKAIDKGYVFVNGEKSSTARYISTGDKIELMLPETFKKGYERTIDVVYEDDDFAVVNKPAGLLSNGNSFKTLENTLAFNLKKSKQKDALFYPQVAHRLDYPTSGLIIVSKTRAMNVALKQLFKTTLIKKTYHAITVGEMKITSGKIDKEIDGKPSTSHFKVITAVPSNKYQFINLVKLEPVTGRRHQLRIHLASLGFPILGDRNYGSPEHWDMKRGLYLAATSISFKHPFTQEDMQFTIEIPKKFKKLIKV, translated from the coding sequence ATGAAAGAGATCAAGCCAGCAGAAACCCATATCGTTCCGCATCTTAAGGATAGTATTCGTCTTTCTGATTATGCTAAAGGCATCTTTGAACTCATTCCTACCAGAAAAGGAATGAAGAAAGCCATCGATAAAGGTTATGTGTTTGTCAATGGTGAAAAATCATCGACCGCTCGATACATTTCTACTGGTGATAAGATAGAGTTGATGCTACCCGAAACCTTCAAAAAGGGGTATGAACGAACCATTGACGTAGTATATGAAGATGATGATTTCGCGGTGGTTAATAAACCTGCAGGACTCTTGTCTAACGGGAATTCCTTTAAAACCTTAGAAAACACATTGGCCTTTAATCTTAAGAAATCAAAGCAGAAAGATGCGTTGTTTTATCCTCAAGTAGCTCATCGGTTAGATTATCCGACTTCAGGGTTGATCATAGTATCGAAAACGAGGGCTATGAATGTTGCCCTGAAACAATTGTTTAAAACAACGTTGATCAAAAAAACATATCATGCCATTACCGTTGGTGAGATGAAAATCACGAGTGGAAAAATTGATAAGGAGATTGACGGGAAACCATCAACAAGCCATTTTAAGGTGATCACTGCTGTTCCTTCTAACAAGTATCAGTTCATTAACCTGGTTAAACTCGAACCTGTAACAGGCAGAAGACATCAGTTGAGAATTCATCTTGCTAGCCTTGGGTTTCCTATTCTTGGAGACCGAAACTATGGTTCACCCGAACATTGGGACATGAAAAGAGGACTCTATCTGGCGGCAACTTCCATTTCCTTTAAACACCCGTTCACTCAAGAAGACATGCAATTCACAATTGAGATCCCCAAAAAGTTCAAAAAGCTAATCAAGGTCTAG
- a CDS encoding 3-oxoacyl-ACP synthase — MFNKKELKEACMAVLDQKISVLKSSIKETQDSSNNETKSTAGDKHETSRAMAQLEVERLSAQLHQQERLRSLLSAINTSESQKVESGAIVKTDKGLFYMSIALGTVRQSGEVIMTVGMGAPISQLMLGLKDGDSFSFNGNKYYIEEIF, encoded by the coding sequence ATGTTCAATAAGAAAGAGCTGAAAGAAGCCTGCATGGCAGTTCTTGATCAAAAAATTAGTGTTCTCAAGTCGAGCATTAAGGAAACCCAAGATAGCTCAAATAACGAGACAAAGAGCACAGCTGGCGACAAACATGAAACCAGTAGAGCTATGGCACAACTTGAGGTAGAACGACTTTCGGCACAACTCCATCAGCAAGAAAGACTTCGGTCTCTCCTAAGTGCAATCAATACCTCCGAATCGCAAAAGGTGGAAAGTGGAGCTATTGTAAAAACTGACAAAGGACTTTTCTATATGAGCATTGCGTTAGGAACAGTCAGACAAAGCGGAGAAGTAATTATGACTGTTGGCATGGGTGCACCGATTAGCCAACTCATGCTCGGACTTAAGGATGGTGATTCATTCTCCTTTAACGGTAACAAATATTACATTGAAGAAATATTTTAA
- the pruA gene encoding L-glutamate gamma-semialdehyde dehydrogenase: MPKAVYNVPFPLNEPVNPYIPGDSATESLLAKYKEMYNQAPIDVPMYIGGKEVRTEDKRPMSPPHDHQKVLGHFNYGGAEHVHAAIDAALAAKAEWSALPWEHRASIFLKAADLLAGPFRDKMNAATMLGQSKNVMQAEIDAACEMIDFLKFNVAYMQQIYAEQPESSDGVWNRLEYRPLEGFTFAITPFNFTAIAANLPASMAMMGNTVVWKPAESQVYSAQVIMELFKEAGVPDGVINMITVDGPVAGDIVFKHRDFAGLHFTGSTGVFKHLWKEIGANLEVYRTYPRIVGETGGKDFVVAHRSAHPKQVATAISRGAFEFQGQKCSAASRAYLPSNIAQEVLDYVVEDVNSFKMGSTEDPSNFINAVIDEKAFDKIAGYIDFINNADDAKVLAGGKYDKSKGYFIEPTVVVTENPKFKTMCEEIFGPVITIYVYDENKFEETCHLVDETSDYALTGCIFSQDRYAINTGMKILENAAGNFYINDKPTGAVVGQQPFGGARGSGTNDKAGSYLNLLRWVSPRTIKETFVSPTDYRYPFLG, from the coding sequence ATGCCAAAAGCAGTTTACAACGTACCATTTCCTTTGAATGAACCTGTTAATCCTTACATTCCTGGAGATAGTGCTACTGAAAGTCTATTAGCAAAGTATAAAGAAATGTATAACCAAGCTCCTATCGATGTACCTATGTACATTGGCGGGAAGGAAGTTAGAACAGAAGATAAGCGACCAATGTCTCCTCCTCATGACCATCAAAAGGTACTGGGGCATTTCAATTATGGAGGTGCTGAACACGTTCATGCGGCAATAGATGCTGCTTTGGCTGCAAAGGCAGAATGGTCTGCGCTACCTTGGGAACACCGGGCTTCTATCTTTTTGAAGGCTGCAGATCTTTTAGCGGGTCCATTTAGAGATAAAATGAATGCTGCAACAATGCTGGGACAATCCAAGAATGTGATGCAAGCAGAGATTGATGCCGCATGTGAAATGATTGATTTCTTGAAGTTCAACGTAGCTTACATGCAACAAATTTACGCTGAACAACCAGAAAGTAGTGATGGCGTATGGAATCGATTAGAGTACAGACCTCTTGAAGGTTTTACTTTTGCGATCACACCGTTTAACTTCACAGCAATTGCGGCAAACCTACCAGCAAGTATGGCGATGATGGGAAATACGGTAGTTTGGAAACCAGCAGAGAGTCAAGTCTATAGTGCTCAAGTAATCATGGAGTTATTTAAAGAAGCTGGAGTACCAGACGGGGTGATCAATATGATCACTGTTGACGGTCCTGTTGCCGGAGATATTGTTTTCAAGCATAGAGATTTTGCAGGGCTTCATTTCACAGGATCAACCGGAGTGTTCAAGCATTTATGGAAAGAAATCGGAGCAAACCTTGAAGTATACAGAACTTACCCGAGAATTGTTGGTGAGACTGGAGGAAAGGATTTTGTTGTTGCTCATCGATCGGCACATCCAAAACAAGTAGCTACCGCAATCTCAAGAGGAGCTTTTGAATTTCAGGGACAAAAGTGTTCTGCGGCTTCCAGAGCTTATTTGCCTTCTAACATTGCACAAGAAGTACTTGATTATGTTGTAGAAGATGTGAACTCTTTCAAAATGGGATCAACTGAAGACCCATCTAATTTCATCAATGCAGTAATCGATGAAAAAGCATTTGATAAAATAGCCGGATACATTGACTTCATCAACAATGCTGACGATGCAAAAGTTCTTGCCGGAGGAAAATACGATAAATCTAAGGGGTACTTTATTGAACCAACTGTTGTAGTTACAGAGAATCCAAAGTTTAAGACGATGTGCGAGGAAATCTTTGGTCCGGTAATTACTATCTATGTTTATGATGAGAATAAGTTTGAAGAAACATGTCACTTGGTAGATGAAACTTCCGATTACGCGCTAACAGGGTGTATCTTCTCTCAGGATAGATATGCGATTAATACAGGAATGAAAATTCTTGAGAATGCGGCAGGAAACTTCTACATCAACGACAAGCCCACTGGAGCCGTGGTTGGGCAGCAGCCTTTCGGAGGAGCTAGAGGTAGCGGAACCAATGATAAGGCAGGTTCTTACTTAAACTTATTGAGATGGGTTTCACCAAGAACGATTAAAGAGACATTTGTGTCTCCAACAGATTATAGATACCCATTCCTAGGTTAA
- the porZ gene encoding type IX secretion system anionic LPS delivery protein PorZ, giving the protein MKSSISSILLIILTFNLYSQAEFGVEMWRDHLPYFDVKQVAKVDQIAYGATDYGLYRVDENEGTIEQLNTVFGLSDFAVSTIAANDYAKTLIIGYTNGNIDLIKDNKVQNINAILESNVVGDRTIYSIHCKDQFAYLACGFGIVVMDVSRQEIKDTYYIGNNGSALKVNDLTISSDKIYAVTAEGLYYANLSAPFLSDFSVWSREESFNNYSDEFELIHFQNNRIYLVNQYDDFSDDTLFVYDEGFQLLHQQFDDDFTGIEAKNEQEVIIALNYNMIVQDENYATLETIYTYNGEQNVASNHAIWDGNNYWIGDAQYGLNRCSSNWDNEHFFISGPINNRCFQIATSKDRAYVASGLVTGSAWNNEYVSDGVYVFDQYDWFAHNSNTEDLIPSDSSFDFIYAAVDPHDEKHALFCSFQGGLYEYQDGEVVARYGSNNSPLSPSLVHTNQIKVGAAQFDDEGNIWAANSFVNNPLVLIDNAGDTMAFNIGSAGINAVITDLLVDNTNHHIWLAVRSKGVVVYDYNDTPLDPSDDQKILLTDTEGAGNLPSTNINCLTMDKDGEIWVGTEKGPAVFFNPGSIFQTGADLDASQVLLLQDGSYQYLLETQVISEIAIDGANRKWFGTAAGGVFLMSEDGTEQVYAFNTENSPMFSNNVVSLGVVESTGEVLIGTNQGIIGFRSTATEPASSYADIYCYPNPVRPGYNGPIAIKGLTENSDVKITDAAGNMVNESTSFGGQAVWYGDDVYGNPVSSGVYYVFLVSEGGQLKAKTKVLIIR; this is encoded by the coding sequence ATGAAGAGTTCGATCTCATCCATATTACTCATCATTCTTACTTTCAACCTATACTCACAGGCAGAGTTTGGAGTTGAAATGTGGCGTGATCACCTTCCCTACTTTGACGTTAAACAGGTAGCTAAAGTCGATCAAATTGCTTACGGAGCAACAGACTATGGGTTATATCGTGTGGATGAAAATGAAGGAACCATCGAGCAGTTGAATACCGTATTTGGTTTATCTGATTTTGCGGTGAGTACCATCGCTGCGAATGATTATGCTAAAACCCTGATCATTGGATATACCAACGGCAATATTGATTTGATCAAGGATAATAAGGTGCAAAACATCAATGCAATTTTGGAAAGTAACGTTGTTGGAGATCGGACCATCTATAGCATTCATTGTAAAGATCAGTTTGCTTACCTTGCTTGCGGTTTTGGGATTGTGGTAATGGATGTCTCCAGACAAGAGATCAAAGACACCTATTATATCGGCAATAATGGATCAGCTTTGAAAGTCAACGATTTAACCATTTCGTCAGATAAAATTTATGCTGTCACAGCTGAAGGCCTCTATTATGCAAATCTCTCCGCTCCATTTCTTTCTGACTTCAGTGTGTGGAGTCGCGAAGAGAGCTTCAATAACTATTCTGATGAATTTGAACTTATTCATTTTCAAAATAATCGAATCTATCTGGTGAACCAATACGATGATTTTTCTGATGACACCCTATTTGTTTATGACGAAGGATTTCAGCTATTACACCAGCAATTTGATGATGATTTTACAGGAATAGAAGCAAAGAATGAACAAGAAGTAATCATTGCACTGAATTACAATATGATTGTTCAAGATGAGAACTATGCTACTCTCGAAACTATTTACACCTATAATGGAGAGCAAAACGTAGCGAGTAATCATGCTATTTGGGATGGAAACAACTATTGGATTGGAGACGCGCAGTACGGTTTAAACCGTTGCTCATCAAACTGGGATAATGAACATTTTTTTATTTCTGGCCCCATCAACAACAGGTGTTTCCAGATCGCTACGTCAAAAGACCGAGCCTATGTAGCATCAGGATTAGTTACTGGATCAGCTTGGAACAATGAGTATGTATCTGATGGCGTTTATGTTTTTGATCAGTACGATTGGTTCGCTCACAACAGTAACACCGAGGATCTAATTCCTTCTGACTCTTCTTTCGATTTTATCTATGCAGCCGTTGATCCTCACGATGAGAAACATGCATTATTTTGTTCTTTTCAAGGAGGCCTCTATGAATACCAAGACGGTGAAGTGGTGGCAAGATACGGTTCTAATAACAGTCCGTTGAGTCCAAGTTTGGTTCATACCAATCAGATCAAAGTGGGAGCAGCTCAATTTGATGACGAAGGTAATATTTGGGCTGCCAACTCTTTTGTAAATAATCCGCTTGTATTGATAGACAACGCTGGCGACACCATGGCCTTTAACATTGGTTCTGCTGGAATCAATGCGGTTATTACGGACTTGCTCGTTGACAATACCAATCATCATATTTGGTTGGCGGTCCGTAGCAAGGGGGTCGTGGTTTACGATTATAACGATACCCCTCTCGACCCTTCTGATGATCAGAAAATCTTACTGACAGACACTGAAGGAGCTGGGAACTTGCCCTCTACCAATATCAATTGTTTAACGATGGATAAGGATGGAGAAATATGGGTAGGTACTGAAAAAGGTCCTGCCGTGTTCTTTAATCCTGGAAGTATTTTTCAAACGGGCGCAGATCTTGATGCGAGTCAGGTATTATTACTTCAAGACGGTTCGTATCAGTACTTACTGGAAACACAAGTGATTAGCGAAATCGCCATAGATGGAGCGAACCGAAAGTGGTTTGGAACTGCTGCCGGAGGAGTATTCCTAATGAGCGAAGATGGAACAGAGCAAGTCTATGCCTTTAACACAGAGAATAGTCCAATGTTCTCTAATAATGTCGTGTCGTTGGGAGTAGTAGAATCAACTGGAGAAGTTCTTATTGGTACCAATCAGGGGATTATTGGTTTTAGAAGCACAGCTACAGAGCCAGCATCAAGTTATGCAGATATTTACTGCTACCCCAACCCTGTTCGACCTGGCTATAATGGTCCAATCGCCATAAAGGGCTTAACAGAAAATAGTGATGTGAAAATCACCGATGCCGCTGGTAATATGGTCAATGAAAGCACCTCATTTGGAGGGCAAGCTGTTTGGTATGGAGATGATGTATATGGTAATCCCGTTTCATCGGGAGTCTATTATGTATTCTTAGTCAGTGAAGGCGGACAATTAAAAGCTAAAACTAAGGTTCTCATTATTCGATAG
- a CDS encoding SPOR domain-containing protein, with the protein MNNLILKSTEVNSTSIIPNFGAVMKMGKTFMFNEFLKYDDGKLTKFIAEEKGVDEATAKSEITEWVNRLQADLENGKSVLFDGVGELTRVDGKIKFTAKPSGASPAAAPASNEAEDKKEQPEEVEETKSPDVVPPAKEEKKEEKPKAKQSLDYKAKEVVEMVASYMDKNELIDFTRGDSRKTVVAALNTKLDELNGKKKEKETEENIEKSTSSEVKAPKNAVTEVNVTKEEKTNKVDTSEPKKEEDKPLPPTEDKSAPQSEEKKEPTPPEVPEKKAEVEKPVQENKKTEQTPQPKSEEEKTIKEKAAAIEQPAKNDKEEEEAIAAIVNGVEKTEKENGKRKKRWILWVALLLILLGGGTFGYLKKDMIMGWFEKKHEPKDLAEGHDDEKQGEQENSSTATAEDNTETEEESITPVDHQEQPEDSEENPTNEEEIANTQVEETIEEPVEEIEPEKVETPVVNSSSEGDWHIVAGSYSSKANAENKVEKLKSMGYSSAKVLGKYNGLYTVRVSSHSSKDAAKSALESFKNAGNDGFVKKL; encoded by the coding sequence ATGAATAACTTAATTCTCAAATCAACAGAAGTAAATAGCACCAGTATCATCCCAAATTTCGGAGCTGTGATGAAAATGGGGAAAACCTTCATGTTTAATGAATTCCTAAAGTATGATGATGGTAAACTGACCAAGTTTATTGCCGAAGAGAAAGGCGTTGATGAAGCTACGGCAAAATCAGAGATTACGGAGTGGGTAAATCGTTTACAAGCTGATTTAGAAAATGGGAAGTCGGTTCTCTTCGATGGTGTAGGAGAGCTTACGAGAGTTGATGGGAAGATCAAATTTACAGCAAAACCTTCTGGAGCATCGCCTGCTGCCGCCCCAGCTAGCAATGAAGCCGAGGATAAGAAAGAGCAGCCTGAAGAAGTGGAAGAAACCAAATCTCCTGACGTTGTCCCTCCTGCTAAAGAGGAGAAAAAAGAAGAAAAACCAAAAGCTAAGCAATCGCTGGACTATAAGGCGAAGGAGGTGGTTGAGATGGTCGCTAGCTACATGGACAAGAATGAGTTAATCGATTTTACTAGAGGTGATTCAAGAAAGACCGTAGTTGCTGCATTGAATACTAAGCTCGATGAACTTAACGGAAAGAAAAAGGAAAAGGAAACAGAAGAGAACATAGAAAAATCTACTTCTTCAGAGGTGAAAGCTCCTAAAAATGCAGTTACAGAAGTTAATGTAACTAAAGAAGAAAAAACGAACAAAGTGGATACTTCTGAACCTAAGAAAGAAGAAGATAAGCCTTTACCACCAACAGAAGATAAATCAGCACCTCAATCCGAAGAGAAGAAGGAACCAACTCCTCCTGAAGTACCTGAAAAGAAAGCGGAAGTTGAAAAACCTGTACAAGAGAATAAAAAAACAGAGCAGACTCCTCAGCCAAAGTCCGAGGAAGAGAAGACAATAAAAGAGAAAGCTGCAGCTATAGAGCAGCCAGCTAAAAATGATAAAGAAGAGGAAGAAGCTATTGCAGCTATTGTGAATGGAGTTGAGAAAACGGAAAAGGAAAATGGTAAACGAAAAAAGCGTTGGATCCTTTGGGTAGCTTTATTACTTATTTTACTTGGGGGCGGAACATTTGGTTACTTAAAGAAAGACATGATCATGGGGTGGTTTGAAAAGAAGCACGAGCCCAAGGACCTTGCTGAGGGACATGATGATGAAAAACAGGGTGAGCAAGAGAACTCGTCTACTGCTACAGCTGAGGATAATACAGAAACAGAGGAGGAGAGCATTACTCCTGTTGACCATCAGGAACAACCAGAAGATTCAGAAGAAAATCCAACAAATGAGGAGGAAATTGCTAATACACAGGTTGAAGAAACTATTGAGGAACCCGTAGAGGAGATCGAACCTGAAAAGGTAGAGACTCCTGTAGTGAACTCATCCAGTGAAGGCGATTGGCATATTGTTGCAGGGTCGTATTCGTCAAAAGCAAACGCAGAAAACAAAGTAGAAAAACTAAAATCAATGGGATATTCCAGTGCAAAAGTCCTTGGAAAGTACAACGGGCTGTACACTGTTCGTGTTTCGTCTCACTCTTCTAAAGATGCTGCTAAGTCTGCCTTAGAGAGTTTTAAGAATGCTGGAAATGATGGCTTCGTCAAAAAACTGTAG